A section of the Parasteatoda tepidariorum isolate YZ-2023 chromosome 6, CAS_Ptep_4.0, whole genome shotgun sequence genome encodes:
- the LOC107448913 gene encoding uncharacterized protein, whose product MPKSKRNKQIELSKTKKHGLEGKKKLYEEIQSCLETYTHLFIFTVNDMRNSKIKTVREQWKHSRFFIGKNKVMAKALGLGPEDEFRMNLHKVGQRLKGERGLLFSNQSIEEVLKWFRSYSESDFARSGNRATETVVLQEGPLNQFPHNLEPYLRQLGLPTTLKKGVIHLVKDHTVCNVGDVLTPETAKIVKLLGYEMAEFYIKIECVWSQDGSFSDLTTGEELKENIDQSNSASLPVQTPIDVASMDVDEVVEPSDEMIENIIMKNRRSRAENKLKQLDNEASPDESSDGEEVAEFDGLKTADKEASLETSNELSADKIEKVINTSTTEIISRSSFDKDKINVVEDVKITNDAVSDDENEEVAESIKDANALTDEIENESSEEEDIPELVPDGSVASDEVNTHNMDKINEIFLPNGSDNSFKRLSLDKSVLQSPVLQEKRRYSPKMTRSAMKAKKVVSKIDSGKANVNDELNSLKEEVGEMKPAKGQSKKMHSTGESPIERTLRNRSIKIVKK is encoded by the exons atgcctaaatctaaaagaaataagcaaA ttgagctatctaaaactaaaaaacatggattggaaggaaagaaaaaactatatgaagag attCAATCCTGTCTTGAAACATacactcatttatttatttttactgttaatgatatgagaaattctaaaataaagacTGTTCGAGAGCAATGGAAACATAGTAG gtttTTCATTGGAAAAAACAAAGTTATGGCAAAGGCACTTGGTCTGGGTCCAGAAGATGAATTTAGAATGAATCTTCATAAAGTTGGACAACGTCTCAAAGGAGAAAGGGGTCTTTTGTTTTCCAATCAATCTATTGAAGAAGTTTTAAA atggtTTCGCTCTTATTCAGAAAGTGATTTTGCTAGATCTGGTAACCGTGCCACAGAAACTGTAGTTTTACAGGAAGGGCCATTAAATCAGTTTCCACATAATTTAGAACCATATTTGAGACAGCTTGGTTTACCAACAACTCTTAAAAAAG gtGTGATTCATTTGGTCAAGGACCACACAGTTTGCAATGTTGGTGATGTCCTTACTCCAGAGACAGCAAAAATAGTT AAACTCCTGGGTTACGAGATGGCCGAATTCTATATCAAAATTGAATGTGTCTGGTCTCAAGATGGATCATTCTCAGATTTGACAACAGGAgaggaattaaaagaaaatattgatcaGTCAAACTCTGCATCTCTACCAGTGCAAACACCAATTGATGTTGCCTCTATGGATGTTGATGAGGTAGTAGAACCTAGTGATGAAATGATTGAGAATATAATAATGAAGAATAGAAGGAGTCGTgcagaaaataaacttaagcAGTTAGATAATGAAGCTTCTCCTGATGAAAGTTCTGATGGCGAAGAAGTGGCAGAATTTGATGGACTCAAAACAGCAGACAAAGAAGCTTCATTAGAAACCTCAAATGAACTTTCTGCAGATAAAATTGAGAAAGTTATTAATACTAGTACTACTGAAATAATTAGTAGATCCAGCtttgataaagataaaattaatgttgtgGAAGATGTTAAGATCACTAATGATGCTGTAAGTGACGATGAAAATGAAGAAGTAGCTGAGTCAATAAAAGATGCTAACGCCCTCActgatgaaattgaaaatgaaagtaGTGAAGAAGAAGATATTCCTGAATTAGTACCTGATGGATCAGTTGCTAGTGATGAAGTCAACACGCATAATATggacaaaattaatgaaattttcctACCCAATGGAAgtgataattcttttaaaaggtTGTCATTAGATAAGAGTGTTTTGCAAAGTCCCGTATTGCAAGAAAAGCGTCGATATTCTCCAAAAATGACACGCTCCGCAATGAAAGCTAAGAAagttgtttcaaaaattgattcCGGAAAAGCTAACGTGAATGATgaattaaattctttgaaagaaGAGGTTGGTGAGATGAAACCAGCAAAAGgtcaatctaaaaaaatgcacagTACTGGAGAAAGTCCCATAGAGCGCACACTTCGAAATCGATCCAttaagattgtaaaaaaataa
- the LOC107448918 gene encoding myosin heavy chain kinase A — MPVLDKVSSMQVPEVNFNCRQKADLMNTSSQNKGNADVDLLVACKVQLSSEVIRWKTESLRLQKECNVAQQKGKELDQTVSKLLDKTKELESQLTQAKEENKHLKLRNVLIDDTKSGSMQRLSQSLNKYNSFPTASSLLNPSLSRLSGNSVTDPKQEELAVRQVSQEMFQQMKREMKELQEMNLSISVQDTKNDEEGDQTDCKEELEETISNLVSEASSLKHHLLEQRKKLYLLIRDYNKDFGLKESISAKRRNQDTRETGVCTQSKVINQPSTIKSQESPQKVSHNNLVEPFCSDLHIIREPTVAWNYEDDLTIHPTSNGRSGNFCVLGEETNTTQVVQERVCPICQKQFDSKVLQDVFEGHVFDHLEQESESFLDQFVML, encoded by the exons ATGCCAGTTTTGGATAAAGTTTCTAGCATGCAAGTTCCTGAAGTCAATTTTAATTGCCGCCAAAAAGCTGACCTAATGAATACGAGCAGTCAAAATAAAGGAAATGCTGATGTTGACCTTTTAGTTGCTTGTAAAGTTCAGCTTTCATCTGAAGTCATACGGTGGAAAACAGAAAGTCTACGTTTGCAAAAAGAGTGTAATGTTGCTCAACAGAAAGGCAAAGAACTAGATCAGACAGTTTCTAAATTGCTTGATAAAACTAAAGAATTAGAAAGTCAACTGACTCAAGctaaggaagaaaataaacatcTAAAGCTCAGAAATGTTCTCATAGATGATACAAAATCGGGCAGTATGCAGAGACTTTCTCAgagtttaaataagtataactCTTTTCCAACTGCGTCAAGTTTATTGAATCCATCTTTGTCTAGGTTGTCAGGTAATTCTGTAACAGACCCTAAACAGGAGGAATTAGCGGTGAGGCAAGTGTCCCAGGAAATGTTTCAGCAAATGAAGCGAGAAATGAAAGAGCTTCAGGAGATGAATTTAAGCATTTCTGTTCAGGACACAAAAAACGATGAAGAGGGTGATCAAACAGACTGCAAGGAGGAGCTTGAGGAAACGATATCTAATTTAGTATCTGAAGCAAGTTCCTTAAAACATCATCTACTTGAACAACGAAAAAAGCTGTATTTGCTAATTAGAGATTATAATAAAG ATTTTGGGCTAAAGGAATCAATCTCGGCTAAAAGAAGAAACCAAGATACTCGGGAGACTGGTGTGTGTACACAATCGAAAGTCATCAATCAACCTTCTACAATCAAAAGTCAGGAGTCACCTCAGAAAGTCTCTCATAATAACTTAGTTGAACCTTTTTGCAGTGATTTACATATCATAAGAGAACCTACCGTTGCTTGGAATTATGAGGACGATCTCACAATTCACCCAACTTCTAATGGCAGAAGTGGAAATTTCTGCGTGCTTGGAGAAGAAACAAATACTACTCAGGTTGTGCAAGAAAGAGTTTGCCCCATATGCCAAAAGCAGTTTGATTCTAAAGTCCTTCAGGATGTGTTTGAAGGACATGTATTTGATCATTTAGAGCAAGAAAGTGAATCATTTCTGGACCAGTTTGTTATGTTATAA